The window TCGCCGAAGCCCTGGAGCTTCTCGACCGTGTACTGGGCGAGGTTCGTCATGGTCTTGCTCGGGTTGGTCTGGAACACCAGGCCGGGCGCGTGCGAGCTCGACCCGCCGGTCGCGTAGAGCGGGCCCTGGTCGAGGACCAGGACCTCGGTCCAGCCGCGCTGGGTGAGCTCGTCCGCGATCGCGCTGCCGACGATTCCCGCTCCGACGACGATGGCCGTGGGCATCAGGGCCTCCTAGTGGACGCCGGGCAGCTGGGCGCCCGGGGGGAGATTCGGGGCGGCGGCGGAGGGGACGACGTGGATCGTGCCGTCGACGACCAGCACCTCGTGGGTGCGGACTCCGATCTTGGCCGGCAGGCCGTCGGGGCGGCCGGTGCGCAGGTCGAAGCGCGAGGCGTGCAGCGGGCACTCGACCGCGCAGCCCTCGATCCAGCCGTCGGCCAGGGAGGCGTCCTGGTGGGTGCACGTGTCGTCGAGAGCGAACAGCTCGCCGTCCTCGGTGCGGAAGACGGTGATCGGCGGGGTGACGGCGTCCAGCCGGTGGGCCTCGCCGGGGGGCAGGTCGTCCAGAGGACAGACGGGGATCATCGCGTCACCTCTATCGATGGGGATGGGCCCGCGGCGATGCGGAAGGCGAAACGGGGTGCGCTCTACGCAACAGGGTCAGAGTTTGGGGGGCGCCGTGTCAAGAGGGTAGGGATGCCTGTGCACTCCGTGTGCGTTGAATGAACGTGATGAGTGCTTCACGAGGTTCCGGACCGCTCGGGCGGGCCGACCGGCTGGCCGAGCGGATGGCCCGGGACGGCGCGGCCTGCGTGTGGTGCGGACGGGAGTTCGGGCGGCTGGTCCGGGCGACGACCGATCACGTGGTGCCGCGGGTGAAGGGCGGGCCGTCGTGGCTCGAGAACGAGGTCGCGGCCTGTTCGCGCTGCAACCGGGCCCGTGGGCACCGCGGGGTCGCCGACTGGGCCGACGAGTGCGAGCGCCGGGGCTACGACGTCGACCGTCCGCACCTGATCCGGACGCTGACCGAGTTGTCGGAGGCGATCGCGGTCCGGGGTGGCCAGCGCAAGGCCCGGGCGCAGATCGCCAGCCAGCTCAGGCGCCTCGGAACGGCCCCCTGAGGACGGCCCACTGCAGGAGCATGATCGTCTTGGCGTCCTCGATCTCGCCCGACTCGACGAGGGCGAGCGCGCGCTCGATCGGCAGCTCGACGACCTCGATGTCCTCGCCCTCGTGGGCGATGCCGCCGCCCGCCGAGGTGCGGCTCTCGGCGCTGTAGGGCGCCGCGTAGAAGCTCAGCCGCTCGGTGACCGACCCCGGGCTCATGTAGGCCTCGAACACGTGCTCGACCTCGCCGACCGTGTGCCCGGTCTCCTCCTCGGCCTCGCGCCGGATCGCGGTCTCCGGGTCGTCGCCGTCGAGCAGGCCGGCCGCGGTCTCCAGCAGCATCCCGTCCGGATGGTCGTTGACGTAGGCCGGGAACCGGAACTGGCGGGTGAGCAGCACGGTCCGGCGGGAGGCGTCGTAGAGCAGGATCGTGGCGCCGTTGCCGCGGTCGTAGGTTTCCCGGGTCTCGGTCGTGACCCGGCCGTCGCGGTGCCGGTAGGTGTAGGTGTTGTTGCGCAGCACCGACCAGTTCGACGACAGCAGCTCGACGTCCAGGACCTCGACGTCCGGGTTGCCGTGCAGGTCACGGCCGGTGAGGTGGA of the Cryptosporangium phraense genome contains:
- a CDS encoding bifunctional 3-phenylpropionate/cinnamic acid dioxygenase ferredoxin subunit produces the protein MIPVCPLDDLPPGEAHRLDAVTPPITVFRTEDGELFALDDTCTHQDASLADGWIEGCAVECPLHASRFDLRTGRPDGLPAKIGVRTHEVLVVDGTIHVVPSAAAPNLPPGAQLPGVH
- a CDS encoding HNH endonuclease, which gives rise to MSASRGSGPLGRADRLAERMARDGAACVWCGREFGRLVRATTDHVVPRVKGGPSWLENEVAACSRCNRARGHRGVADWADECERRGYDVDRPHLIRTLTELSEAIAVRGGQRKARAQIASQLRRLGTAP
- a CDS encoding NUDIX domain-containing protein; its protein translation is MTSRPGIDTPDARGRTGLHLTGRDLHGNPDVEVLDVELLSSNWSVLRNNTYTYRHRDGRVTTETRETYDRGNGATILLYDASRRTVLLTRQFRFPAYVNDHPDGMLLETAAGLLDGDDPETAIRREAEEETGHTVGEVEHVFEAYMSPGSVTERLSFYAAPYSAESRTSAGGGIAHEGEDIEVVELPIERALALVESGEIEDAKTIMLLQWAVLRGPFRGA